Proteins encoded within one genomic window of Conchiformibius steedae:
- the betA gene encoding choline dehydrogenase, whose product MNQSHYDYIIIGAGSAGNVLAARLSEDENTSVLLLEAGLPDYRLDFRTQMPAALAMPLQGTTYNWGYKTDPEPYMNNRRMDCGRGKGLGGSSLINGMCYIRGNALDFDHWAKIQGLEDWTYLDCLPYFKKAEHRDAGENAYHGSEGPIHVTTAKPNVNPLFEAMIEAGVQAGYPRTVDLNGYQQEGFGPMDRFVTPNGRRSSTARGYLDMAKHRSRLTILTGALTDVILFDGKRARGVRFQHKGQTHTVNANKEVLLCAGAIASPQILQRSGVGPGAWLKEAGINEVLDLQGVGNNLQDHLELYMQYECKEPVSISPATNWWNKPAIGAEWLFNGTGLGATNHFEGGGFIRSHEKFEWPNIQYHFLPIAVRYDGRNASKAHSFQAHVGSMRSPSRGRIKIQSRNPAEHPSILFNYMSHEQDWEEFRAAIRITREIMNQPALDRYRGNVITPLESVQSDEQLDEYVRNHAETAYHPSCTCAMGEDNNAVVDGQGRVHGIEALRVVDASIMPNIITGNLNATTIMLAEKIADKIRGRAPLPKSNADYYVANGAPVRGTPQRSA is encoded by the coding sequence AATCAATCTCATTATGACTACATTATTATCGGTGCAGGCAGTGCAGGCAATGTGTTGGCTGCGCGTTTAAGCGAAGATGAAAACACCAGCGTTTTACTGCTGGAAGCAGGTTTGCCTGACTATCGTTTGGATTTTCGTACACAAATGCCTGCTGCGTTAGCCATGCCTTTGCAGGGTACAACCTATAACTGGGGCTACAAAACTGACCCTGAACCGTATATGAACAACCGCCGTATGGATTGCGGACGCGGTAAAGGTTTGGGCGGTTCGTCTTTAATTAACGGTATGTGCTACATTCGCGGCAATGCTTTGGATTTTGACCACTGGGCAAAAATCCAAGGTTTGGAAGATTGGACGTACTTGGACTGCTTACCCTATTTCAAAAAAGCAGAGCATCGTGATGCAGGCGAAAATGCTTATCACGGCAGTGAAGGTCCGATTCACGTTACCACTGCCAAACCCAATGTTAATCCGCTGTTTGAAGCGATGATTGAAGCGGGCGTGCAAGCAGGTTATCCGCGCACAGTGGATTTAAACGGTTATCAACAAGAAGGCTTTGGTCCGATGGACCGTTTTGTAACCCCCAACGGACGGCGTAGCTCTACTGCGCGTGGTTATTTGGATATGGCAAAACACCGTTCCCGCTTAACCATTCTGACTGGCGCATTAACCGATGTTATTCTGTTTGACGGTAAACGCGCCCGTGGTGTGCGTTTTCAACATAAGGGGCAAACCCATACTGTCAATGCTAATAAAGAAGTATTGTTGTGTGCAGGCGCGATTGCTTCCCCGCAGATTTTACAGCGCAGCGGTGTCGGTCCGGGCGCTTGGTTAAAAGAAGCAGGCATTAACGAAGTATTGGATTTGCAAGGCGTGGGCAATAATTTGCAAGACCATTTGGAACTGTATATGCAGTATGAATGCAAAGAGCCTGTGTCTATTTCCCCTGCCACCAATTGGTGGAATAAACCCGCTATCGGTGCGGAATGGCTGTTTAACGGCACAGGTTTGGGTGCGACCAATCATTTTGAAGGTGGGGGATTTATCCGCAGCCATGAAAAATTTGAATGGCCCAATATTCAGTATCACTTTTTACCCATCGCTGTACGTTATGACGGACGCAACGCCAGCAAAGCCCACAGTTTTCAAGCGCACGTGGGTTCTATGCGTTCCCCCAGTCGCGGGCGCATTAAAATTCAATCGCGCAATCCCGCCGAACACCCCAGCATTTTGTTCAACTACATGAGCCACGAACAAGATTGGGAAGAATTCCGCGCTGCTATCCGCATTACCCGCGAAATCATGAACCAACCTGCTTTAGACCGCTACCGTGGCAATGTGATTACGCCATTAGAATCGGTGCAAAGCGATGAGCAGTTGGACGAATATGTCCGTAACCATGCAGAAACCGCTTATCACCCATCTTGCACCTGCGCCATGGGCGAAGACAATAACGCCGTGGTAGATGGACAAGGGCGTGTTCACGGAATTGAAGCGCTGCGTGTGGTAGATGCTTCCATTATGCCGAATATTATTACAGGCAACTTAAACGCCACCACTATTATGTTGGCAGAAAAAATTGCCGATAAGATTCGCGGACGTGCACCCTTGCCAAAATCAAACGCCGATTATTATGTGGCGAACGGTGCGCCTGTACGCGGTACGCCACAGCGTTCTGCATAA
- the betT gene encoding choline BCCT transporter BetT gives MNSPPSSAADKNTSFMLNKTVFTAASVISILLIVLTTAFPAFSENILGNSLRWVSDRFGWYYMLVVAVYTVFALFVGISRYGDIKLGQDQDKPDFPFLAWAAMLFSAGIGIDLLFFGVSEPLTHYLTPNMGTGSTPEAARAAFVQTFLHWGLHGWGIYALIGMALAYFAYRKNMPLSLRSALVPLFGKKRTEGWLGNTVDTFGVVCTLLGIATSLGIGVLQANAGLSHVFGIDTSKGVQAAIILAVTAAAGISAMSGVEKGVRRLSEINMLGATFLLLALLIMGPTVFLLNAFTENIGDYFQNVLGKTFQVYAYQGNAGAEWKSFWTVFFWAWWVAWAPFVGLFIARISRGRTLREFVFGVMFIPLGFIFAWFSIFGNSGIDLVANHGAAQLGKTALENPAMGMFALFEHYPWAAFWSGLSVLIGLIFFVTSADSGALVLANLSSRSLSSGADAPVWLRLFWAAATGLVTLGLLLAGGFSSLQSVSVVAGLPFSLVLLMYMASLWLCLRQEGNKRKANQVDKAMVLDDGRNWRNRLHRLVDFPTAETAQRFMNRQLHPAMLEVASELQQKGLQTEVSPVSEQYTVTLSVQHNGEVDFVYEVRLVEAVKPIFALGQSGNIAADAEKYYRAEVFLQEGSQDYDLVGYTTEQIIIDILNQYERHMQFLHLER, from the coding sequence ATGAACAGTCCGCCCTCTTCTGCTGCGGATAAAAACACCAGCTTTATGCTGAACAAAACCGTGTTTACCGCCGCTTCAGTCATCAGTATTTTGCTGATTGTGCTGACCACGGCTTTTCCCGCTTTCAGTGAAAATATTCTGGGTAACTCGCTGCGCTGGGTTTCCGACCGTTTTGGTTGGTATTACATGCTGGTGGTGGCGGTTTATACCGTGTTTGCGCTGTTTGTGGGGATTTCCCGCTATGGCGACATCAAGCTGGGGCAAGACCAAGACAAGCCCGATTTTCCCTTTTTGGCATGGGCAGCGATGTTGTTTTCGGCAGGCATCGGCATTGATTTGCTGTTTTTCGGTGTATCCGAACCGCTTACCCATTATTTAACGCCCAATATGGGAACAGGCAGTACGCCCGAAGCGGCTCGCGCTGCTTTTGTACAAACCTTTTTGCATTGGGGTTTGCACGGCTGGGGTATTTACGCGCTGATTGGCATGGCGTTGGCATATTTTGCCTACCGTAAAAATATGCCTTTGTCCCTGCGTAGTGCTTTAGTACCTTTGTTTGGTAAAAAACGCACGGAAGGCTGGTTAGGCAATACCGTAGATACTTTTGGCGTGGTGTGTACGCTGTTGGGGATTGCCACCAGCTTGGGTATTGGCGTATTGCAGGCAAACGCAGGTTTAAGCCATGTGTTTGGTATTGACACCAGCAAAGGCGTACAAGCAGCGATTATTTTGGCGGTAACGGCTGCGGCTGGCATCAGTGCTATGTCGGGCGTGGAAAAAGGCGTGCGCCGTTTGTCGGAAATCAATATGTTGGGCGCAACTTTTTTGCTGCTTGCCTTATTGATTATGGGTCCCACCGTGTTTTTGCTCAACGCTTTTACCGAAAACATTGGCGATTATTTCCAAAATGTATTGGGTAAAACCTTTCAGGTCTATGCCTATCAAGGCAATGCAGGCGCAGAATGGAAATCGTTTTGGACGGTGTTTTTCTGGGCTTGGTGGGTGGCATGGGCGCCGTTTGTGGGCTTGTTTATCGCGCGGATTTCACGCGGGCGTACCTTGCGCGAGTTTGTGTTTGGCGTGATGTTTATTCCCTTGGGCTTTATTTTTGCGTGGTTTTCTATTTTTGGAAACAGCGGCATTGATTTGGTTGCCAATCACGGCGCAGCGCAATTGGGCAAAACGGCATTGGAAAACCCTGCGATGGGAATGTTTGCGCTGTTTGAACATTATCCTTGGGCAGCGTTTTGGTCGGGCTTGTCGGTGTTAATCGGTTTGATTTTCTTTGTTACCTCTGCCGATTCGGGCGCATTGGTGTTGGCAAATTTAAGTTCGCGCAGTTTAAGCAGCGGGGCAGATGCACCTGTGTGGTTGCGCCTGTTTTGGGCAGCGGCAACGGGTTTGGTGACTTTGGGCTTGTTGCTGGCAGGCGGATTTTCTTCGCTGCAATCGGTATCGGTGGTGGCAGGCTTGCCGTTTTCGCTGGTGCTGCTGATGTATATGGCATCGCTGTGGCTGTGTTTACGGCAGGAAGGCAATAAACGCAAAGCCAATCAGGTGGATAAAGCCATGGTGTTGGACGACGGGCGCAATTGGCGCAACCGTTTGCACCGTTTGGTGGATTTTCCCACTGCCGAAACTGCGCAACGGTTTATGAACAGGCAGTTACACCCTGCCATGCTGGAAGTGGCAAGCGAATTGCAGCAAAAAGGTTTGCAAACCGAAGTCTCGCCCGTGTCGGAACAATACACGGTTACTTTAAGTGTGCAACACAATGGCGAAGTGGACTTTGTGTATGAAGTGCGTTTGGTGGAAGCGGTTAAACCGATTTTTGCTTTGGGACAATCGGGCAATATCGCCGCCGATGCCGAAAAATACTACCGCGCCGAAGTGTTTTTACAAGAAGGCAGTCAGGATTATGATTTGGTGGGCTATACCACCGAGCAGATTATTATCGATATTCTGAACCAGTACGAACGGCATATGCAGTTTTTGCATTTGGAACGGTAA
- a CDS encoding HesA/MoeB/ThiF family protein translates to MDDRQLLRYSRHILLDEIGIEGQQKLLNATVLVVGCGGLGNAALPYLAAAGVGTLIIADHDEVDDTNLQRQICFSEADIGRNKAEAIRDFLRARNRDCHIECHATRLTAEDLAKLLPRCDVVLDCSDNFATRHAVNAAAVAADVPLVSGAAVGFGGQLAVFRPQQGCYACLFGEEVATEQACATFGVFSPLVGVIGTAQAAAALNLLLGQLPAANVLHCYDAKRGNWQPFAFSRRHDCPVCSGLC, encoded by the coding sequence ATGGACGACCGTCAGTTATTGCGTTACAGCCGCCATATTTTATTGGACGAAATTGGCATTGAGGGACAACAGAAGCTTTTAAATGCCACAGTATTGGTGGTAGGCTGTGGCGGATTAGGCAATGCTGCCCTGCCCTATTTGGCGGCGGCGGGTGTCGGTACATTGATTATCGCTGACCACGACGAAGTAGATGATACCAATTTGCAGCGGCAAATCTGTTTTAGCGAAGCCGACATCGGGCGCAATAAAGCCGAAGCCATAAGGGACTTTTTACGCGCCCGCAACCGCGATTGCCATATTGAATGCCATGCTACACGTTTAACAGCAGAAGATTTGGCGAAACTGCTGCCGCGCTGTGATGTGGTGCTGGATTGCAGCGATAATTTCGCTACCCGCCACGCGGTAAACGCTGCGGCGGTGGCAGCGGACGTGCCTTTGGTATCGGGGGCAGCAGTGGGTTTTGGTGGACAACTGGCGGTGTTTCGCCCGCAGCAGGGCTGTTATGCCTGCTTATTCGGCGAAGAAGTCGCCACTGAACAGGCTTGCGCCACTTTTGGTGTGTTTTCGCCGTTGGTGGGTGTCATCGGCACGGCGCAGGCAGCGGCAGCCTTAAATCTATTATTGGGGCAACTGCCCGCTGCCAATGTTTTGCATTGCTATGATGCCAAACGCGGCAATTGGCAGCCGTTTGCATTTTCCCGCCGCCATGATTGCCCTGTTTGCAGCGGTCTTTGTTAA
- the greB gene encoding transcription elongation factor GreB, translating into MSDIPKNYITPQGWQALKDELYQLVHKERPEIVQIVNWAASNGDRSENGDYLYGKRRMREIDRRIRFLTKRLESAEVIDPETREYTDQIFFAATVDILRGDGSEQTVRIVGEDEIDTPRHKISWRSPLARALIKAREGDSVWLRTPEQHEEIEVLAVRYEKID; encoded by the coding sequence ATGAGCGATATTCCCAAAAACTATATTACCCCGCAAGGCTGGCAAGCATTAAAAGACGAATTGTATCAACTGGTACACAAAGAACGCCCCGAAATCGTGCAAATTGTCAATTGGGCTGCCAGTAATGGCGACCGCAGCGAAAACGGCGATTATTTGTACGGCAAACGGCGGATGCGTGAAATTGACCGCCGCATTCGTTTTTTAACCAAGCGTTTAGAAAGCGCGGAAGTAATTGACCCCGAAACCCGCGAATACACCGACCAAATCTTTTTTGCTGCCACGGTGGATATTTTACGCGGTGATGGCAGCGAACAGACGGTACGGATTGTGGGCGAGGACGAAATTGACACCCCGCGCCATAAAATTTCGTGGCGTTCGCCTTTGGCGCGCGCCCTGATTAAAGCCCGTGAGGGCGACAGCGTGTGGCTGCGTACCCCCGAACAGCACGAAGAAATTGAGGTTTTGGCGGTGCGTTACGAAAAAATTGACTAA
- the lpdA gene encoding dihydrolipoyl dehydrogenase, producing the protein MSLIELTVPDIGGHENVDIIAVEIKAGDTVNVEDTLITLETDKATMDVPATAAGVVKEVRVQVGGKISEGGVIAVIEAAAAQEAAPQPVQAAPEQTETAAPAPQAAAFNGNADAEYDVVVLGGGPGGYSAAFAAADQGLKTAIIEQYATLGGVCLNVGCIPSKALLHNAAVIDEVKHLAANGIKYPAPEIDMDMLRGYKEKVIGKLTGGLAGMAKARKVDIIRGRGEFVSANHIQVALTESTQYEQASETGEHKTVAFKNAIIAVGSRVVNLPFIPQDPRIVDSTGALELRQVPEKMLIIGGGIIGLEMGTVYSTLGARLDVVEMMDGLMQGADRDLVKVWEKMNAHRFDNIMTETKTVAVEAKADGIYVTFEGKKAPAEPQRYDLVLVAAGRAPNGKLCGAEKAGVAVTERGFIEVDKQQRTNVPHIYAIGDVVGQPMLAHKAVHEGHVAAENCAGHKAFFDARVIPGVAYTDPEVAWVGVTEEIAKRDGIAIAKSVFPWAASGRAIANGRDEGFTKLIFDAETGRVIGGGIVGTHAGDMIGEICLAIEMGCDAEDIGKTIHPHPTLGESIGMSAEVALGVCTDLPPQRKKK; encoded by the coding sequence ATGAGCTTAATTGAATTAACTGTCCCCGATATCGGCGGACACGAAAATGTAGACATTATCGCCGTGGAAATCAAAGCAGGCGACACGGTAAACGTGGAAGACACGCTGATTACCTTGGAAACCGACAAAGCCACCATGGACGTACCCGCTACCGCCGCAGGCGTGGTGAAAGAAGTGCGCGTACAAGTGGGCGGTAAAATTTCCGAAGGCGGCGTAATTGCCGTGATTGAAGCGGCTGCCGCACAAGAAGCCGCACCGCAGCCCGTTCAGGCAGCCCCCGAACAAACCGAAACTGCCGCCCCTGCGCCGCAAGCCGCCGCGTTTAACGGCAATGCCGATGCCGAATACGACGTGGTGGTGTTGGGTGGCGGGCCGGGCGGTTATTCCGCCGCGTTTGCCGCTGCCGACCAAGGTTTAAAAACCGCCATTATCGAGCAATACGCCACTTTGGGCGGCGTGTGTTTGAACGTTGGCTGTATTCCGTCTAAAGCCCTGCTGCACAACGCTGCCGTAATTGATGAAGTCAAACATTTGGCCGCCAACGGCATCAAATACCCCGCGCCCGAAATTGATATGGATATGTTGCGCGGCTACAAAGAAAAAGTCATCGGCAAACTCACAGGCGGTTTGGCGGGCATGGCAAAAGCGCGTAAGGTGGACATTATCCGCGGACGCGGCGAATTTGTTTCCGCCAACCATATTCAGGTTGCCCTGACCGAATCCACCCAATACGAACAAGCCAGCGAAACGGGCGAACACAAAACCGTTGCCTTTAAAAACGCCATTATCGCCGTCGGCAGCCGCGTGGTAAACCTGCCGTTTATTCCGCAAGACCCGCGCATTGTAGACAGCACAGGCGCATTGGAACTGCGTCAAGTGCCTGAAAAAATGCTGATTATCGGCGGCGGCATTATCGGCTTGGAAATGGGTACGGTGTACAGCACCTTGGGCGCACGTCTGGACGTGGTGGAAATGATGGACGGACTGATGCAGGGCGCAGACCGCGATTTGGTAAAAGTGTGGGAAAAAATGAACGCCCATCGCTTTGACAACATCATGACCGAAACCAAAACCGTTGCCGTAGAAGCCAAAGCAGACGGCATTTATGTGACGTTTGAAGGCAAAAAAGCCCCTGCCGAGCCGCAACGTTACGATTTGGTGCTGGTGGCGGCTGGACGTGCGCCCAACGGCAAATTGTGCGGCGCGGAAAAAGCAGGTGTGGCGGTTACCGAGCGCGGCTTTATTGAAGTCGATAAACAACAGCGCACCAACGTCCCCCATATTTACGCCATCGGCGATGTGGTCGGACAACCGATGTTGGCGCACAAAGCCGTTCACGAAGGACACGTTGCCGCCGAAAACTGTGCGGGACACAAAGCCTTTTTTGATGCGCGTGTGATTCCGGGTGTGGCGTACACCGACCCCGAAGTGGCTTGGGTGGGCGTTACCGAAGAAATCGCCAAACGCGACGGCATCGCCATTGCCAAATCCGTGTTCCCATGGGCGGCCAGCGGTCGCGCCATTGCCAATGGTCGTGACGAAGGCTTTACCAAGCTGATTTTTGATGCGGAAACAGGTCGCGTGATTGGCGGCGGCATTGTCGGCACGCACGCAGGCGATATGATTGGCGAAATCTGCTTGGCGATTGAAATGGGCTGCGATGCCGAAGACATCGGCAAAACCATTCACCCGCACCCCACTTTGGGCGAAAGCATCGGCATGAGCGCAGAAGTGGCATTGGGCGTGTGTACCGATTTGCCGCCGCAGCGCAAAAAGAAATAA
- a CDS encoding MarC family protein codes for MSLELEIAKIFLALVVLVNPFSALPIFLDLTHNYSKRERTRAAQIASFSVFVTIAVFALVGGGLLSLLGISTGAFRVGGGILVFLIAISMMSSGNNPAKPDIGTDDASEITIARQPAVNIGAIAVVPLAIPMMIGPGGISTVVIYTATAKSYWDIAAVIIAGGVIALLCYLTLLAATKVSDILGETGLTVLNRVMGMLLAAVSVEIIVAGLRELFPQLG; via the coding sequence GTGTCTTTGGAGCTGGAAATCGCCAAAATTTTTCTGGCATTGGTGGTGCTGGTTAATCCGTTTAGCGCACTGCCGATTTTTTTGGATTTAACCCATAATTACAGCAAACGCGAACGCACCCGCGCCGCGCAAATCGCTTCTTTTAGCGTATTTGTGACCATTGCCGTGTTTGCCTTGGTGGGCGGGGGGTTGTTAAGCCTATTAGGCATCAGTACAGGCGCGTTTCGCGTGGGTGGCGGGATTTTGGTATTTTTAATCGCCATTTCCATGATGAGCAGCGGCAACAATCCCGCCAAGCCCGATATCGGCACCGACGATGCCAGCGAAATCACCATTGCCCGCCAACCCGCCGTGAATATCGGTGCGATTGCCGTTGTGCCTTTGGCAATTCCCATGATGATTGGTCCGGGCGGAATTTCCACCGTAGTTATTTACACCGCCACCGCCAAAAGCTATTGGGACATCGCCGCCGTGATTATCGCAGGGGGCGTGATTGCGCTGCTGTGTTACCTTACCCTGCTTGCCGCCACCAAAGTCAGCGATATTTTGGGCGAAACAGGGCTAACCGTACTCAACCGCGTGATGGGTATGCTGCTGGCAGCCGTATCGGTGGAAATTATTGTGGCGGGGCTGCGCGAACTGTTCCCGCAACTGGGTTAA
- a CDS encoding protein-L-isoaspartate O-methyltransferase family protein — translation MDFEQARFNMVEQQIRPWNVLDFDVLDAVSDIPREAFVMENQRGYAYADMPLVLPNGGYMLEPKIIARMVQGLALKKTDQVLEVGTGSGYATALLASLAAQVQTFDTDNTQLQTAKAVLDRLDFHNIRYEHGDGFAEQHSHNRYDAVYIGGGLPVVPENLKARLNDGGRMVVVAGKAPVQHCLLITRHGDEFSQTVLFDTLVTGLDAKAVPANGSRFKF, via the coding sequence ATGGACTTTGAACAAGCCCGTTTCAATATGGTCGAACAGCAAATCCGCCCGTGGAATGTGCTGGATTTTGACGTATTGGACGCCGTCAGCGACATCCCCCGCGAAGCCTTTGTGATGGAAAACCAACGCGGCTACGCCTATGCCGATATGCCGCTGGTGCTGCCCAACGGCGGCTATATGTTAGAACCCAAAATCATCGCCCGCATGGTGCAGGGTTTGGCATTGAAAAAAACCGACCAAGTATTGGAAGTCGGCACAGGTTCGGGCTACGCCACCGCCCTATTGGCAAGCCTTGCCGCGCAAGTGCAAACCTTTGACACCGACAACACCCAATTGCAAACCGCCAAAGCCGTATTGGACCGCTTGGATTTTCACAATATCCGCTACGAACACGGCGACGGTTTTGCCGAACAACACAGCCACAACCGCTACGATGCCGTATATATCGGCGGCGGTTTGCCCGTTGTTCCCGAAAACCTGAAAGCCCGCTTAAACGACGGCGGACGCATGGTAGTAGTCGCAGGCAAAGCCCCCGTGCAACACTGTCTGCTGATTACCCGCCACGGCGACGAATTCAGCCAAACCGTATTGTTTGACACCTTGGTAACCGGCTTGGATGCCAAAGCCGTTCCCGCCAACGGCAGCCGTTTTAAATTCTAA
- a CDS encoding rhodanese-like domain-containing protein: MSIQAISPQQLQDLLQQQPDTVLLDVREDEEVALCALPHHTHIAMNRIPLCHNELPDDVPIVVYCHHGIRSLNVARYLENAGFEQLYNLSGGIDAWAQEIDPAMPRY, encoded by the coding sequence ATGAGCATTCAAGCCATCAGCCCGCAGCAGCTGCAAGATTTGCTGCAACAACAGCCCGATACCGTATTGCTGGACGTGCGCGAAGACGAAGAAGTCGCCCTGTGCGCCCTGCCCCATCATACTCATATTGCCATGAACCGCATTCCCCTGTGCCACAACGAACTGCCTGACGACGTGCCGATTGTGGTGTATTGTCATCACGGCATCCGCAGCTTAAACGTTGCCCGCTATTTAGAAAACGCAGGCTTTGAACAGCTCTATAATTTAAGCGGCGGCATTGACGCATGGGCGCAAGAAATTGACCCCGCCATGCCGCGTTATTAA